One stretch of Nicotiana tabacum cultivar K326 chromosome 18, ASM71507v2, whole genome shotgun sequence DNA includes these proteins:
- the LOC107773257 gene encoding zinc finger protein ZAT5-like, translating to METSQDFPERSYAFKGKRSKRSRPSSPLDIAGTMVTSSSSAAGGSDDGGGDVYYSSAIVQYSPTTSTTQISTTCTSEEDEDMANCLILLAQSGRRKVQVVTEVKKEKISSRKFTEMVNTTTGKAGFFVYECKTCNRTFPSFQALGGHRASHKRPKTIVEEKKSVTIPATATATAMASASTAMATARVGADSLVENHNDRHIENDQEEGRFNKISSPSFSVQMVNNNNNKGIISHGNSNSKPKIHECSICGSEFSSGQALGGHMRKHKPPTTATVTNTKVSTNTHIETISNFSESSHDVGTNYKEEEKSTRNFLSLDLNLPAPPEDDRRETKFEQSLVFSAAPLVDCHY from the coding sequence ATGGAAACTTCTCAAGATTTTCCCGAACGCTCGTATGCTTTCAAAGGAAAGCGTAGCAAGCGCTCAAGGCCATCATCCCCGCTTGACATAGCGGGGACGATGGTTACTAGTAGTTCATCGGCGGCTGGTGGAAGTGATGATGGTGGAGGTGATGTTTATTACTCTTCAGCAATAGTTCAGTATTCACCAACCACTTCTACTACTCAAATATCGACTACTTGCACGTCCGAGGAAGATGAAGACATGGCCAATTGCTTAATTCTGTTAGCACAAAGCGGACGCCGAAAAGTACAAGTTGTAACTGAAGTTAAAAAGGAGAAAATCAGCAGCAGGAAATTCACAGAAATGGTCAATACTACAACTGGAAAAGCTGGTTTTTTTGTCTACGAGTGTAAAACTTGTAACAGAACTTTCCCTTCATTTCAAGCACTTGGTGGGCACAGAGCTAGTCATAAAAGGCCCAAAACCATAGTAGAAGAGAAAAAATCTGTCACTATCCCTGCCACTGCCACTGCCACTGCAATGGCTTCTGCTAGCACTGCCATGGCTACTGCTAGAGTTGGTGCTGACTCACTAGTGGAAAATCATAACGATCGTCATATAGAAAATGATCAAGAAGAAGGGCGGTTCAATAAAATTAGTAGTCCATCTTTTTCGGTCCAAAtggtcaacaacaacaacaacaaaggtATCATTTCTCATGGTAACAGCAACAGCAAGCCAAAAATCCACGAGTGTTCAATTTGTGGGTCGGAATTTTCATCAGGGCAAGCTTTAGGTGGTCATATGAGGAAACATAAACCACCTACTACAGCAACTGTTACAAACACTAAGGTTTCTACAAATACTCATATTGAGACAATTAGCAATTTTTCAGAATCGTCACATGATGTTGGTACTAATTATAAGGAGGAGGAGAAATCTACAAGAAATTTTCTGTCTCTTGATCTTAATTTGCCGGCGCCACCAGAAGATGATCGCCGTGAAACAAAGTTTGAACAAAGTCTTGTCTTCTCCGCTGCCCCTTTGGTGGATTGTCATTACTaa